From a single Paenibacillus sp. FSL W8-0426 genomic region:
- a CDS encoding S8 family serine peptidase has protein sequence MIKMNRLRKPLSMGLSVLLALSIIQPVSAQNTPSQKLDMKSSLNQLATDKVSSKLSKQFDGNEYVTYLVKMKEQTDTARVSKQAMEKATTDKMTASSAKLSVRSSVVSSLRETASRTQYSLEQYLDQQVDQGKVKEYKSYFVVNALMVTSTKDVMEQIALLPEVGKILPNETRYLDRAEVSGKTEAAAPDKALAPAAVPAKDSKEQAASPSVEKGGSSTAVSDASKPKTQTENVEWNIDYVGAPAVWDKGIDGTGIVVANLDSGVDYTHPALSQKWRARDASGNIVSPELSWYDPHSGSTLPADGDGHGTHTMGTMVGSEPDGTNQIGVAPGAKWIAVRIFNPETTDAIILDGGQWLLAPVDAQGNLHPELAPDVVNNSWGGGAGLDEWFRPMVQAWRDAQIFPEFSAGNVRLTNPGGPGSVANPANYPESFATGATDINGNLASFSLLGPSPYGEIKPEVSAPGVNIRSSVPGGAYEGGWNGTSMAGPHTTALAALLLQANHSLTVDQLEEIITDTATPRTDSQYPTSPNNGYGHGIINVLDAVGSVLEGIGTVSGRVVTAGDDLEEPVLEHTPVNAAFAGFDVPLSARVTDDVGVVSVEAFARTKGTASYVYLPMTRVSGDAKDGTYTATVPAFLIDEQGLEYYIRVSDYGNNGFESDVYQVSVSNGVQPGYFQNFEQDQLGFTSGGEGNTWAWGVPTSGPGSAFSGEKVIATNLEGNYAANSNAYLVAPPIDLTDAPDGALLTFKHWYDFENNIDFGKVYIAAEDNDFVFEEALSFTGTGGDWKTQYVDLREYGGQRVFVQFNVTSDNSVQKAGWYIDDFAVQELDDTAPGAPNSLTADADILGNVSLSWRAPADEDLESYVVYRSEASGTGYEAIGSTTATAFTDTATVTDATYFYAVSAVDYSGNEGEKSNEVSVAVTVPEEIYVDHFDGDTDGGWTHSGTKDEWERGIPASGPASAVSLPNVWATDLDNTYENGSNSSLVSPVIDLSDVSEATLTFNHWYEIEGGYDYGYVEATADGGATWTELGKFSHSTNGKQWTPVFYNLGAFAGHEVQFRFRLTSDNSVVKTGWYIDDFRILALGAQNVTADDVVPSSDKPKPVYDNPWFKVTSTDKFEFNRNGQTGERPEADADAAAPVTPQSLPASATVTVLETGRSVKTDPATGKYSFTHVAGEYTLKAEAYGFYPRTQAVTITDGSGAKANFNLEAIPVGQIEGIVTDERTGEPVSGATVLVQEDARVPAVQTGEDGRFALEVLEGDYTLSVRAADYYGDTISIKVPGNGTAQANFALKPFVGFPGEIAYDDGTAENARAFVSAGNAWAVRMTPEQDSSQLTGVSLRFWNTAWPQPGGTAFQYAVYDATGADGAPGRLLAGPFDAEALRNDQWTTLSLPEPVVVEGDFYVVYEQTAAGTNAPGLATDENGTNAGRSWQRVNGAWSTSPAEEGNYMIRAVVRYPVNAPVITSPANGSYTKDSTVLVSGTSPASGAEIRIYNGDESIGTAAIENGQFELEVEVQPGENTLSAEVVVNGKTTERSLPVTITLDQTAPELTITSPEDGARINTEVVHIVGNALDAYLDKVTVNGQTVQLDGEGGISHRVLVDEGENLITITAADLAGNETTITRTVYVETALPVLSNIAPAEDVRIRAGEVVNVSFDSAPSLQASFRIELPLGLNGSARAEIPLIETEPGHYEGTYTTPSSLVLEGGVIVIRAWDAAGNELETDAPGRLFVSAGGEEPEPPAGAEPVAIIEAPSTAKKKKNVEFNGGSSYVEGGKIASYAWDFGDGETASKAKAKHKFTAPGVYTVQLTVTDNNGVQSSASHTITIE, from the coding sequence TTGATAAAGATGAATCGGCTGCGCAAGCCTCTATCTATGGGTCTATCGGTTCTCCTTGCGTTATCTATCATTCAACCGGTCTCCGCACAGAACACCCCCTCGCAGAAGCTGGATATGAAATCGAGTCTGAACCAGCTGGCGACCGACAAGGTCAGTTCCAAACTCAGCAAACAATTTGATGGCAACGAATACGTGACTTACCTGGTTAAAATGAAAGAACAGACGGATACGGCACGCGTTTCGAAGCAGGCCATGGAAAAGGCAACCACCGATAAAATGACGGCTTCTTCCGCCAAATTGTCCGTGCGAAGCTCTGTCGTCAGCTCATTGCGGGAGACGGCCTCACGCACCCAGTATTCGCTGGAACAATACCTGGATCAGCAGGTTGACCAAGGCAAAGTCAAGGAATATAAAAGCTATTTCGTCGTGAACGCGCTGATGGTAACGAGCACGAAGGACGTGATGGAGCAGATTGCCCTGCTGCCGGAAGTCGGTAAAATTTTGCCGAATGAGACGCGTTATCTGGACCGGGCCGAGGTCAGCGGCAAAACCGAAGCGGCCGCTCCGGACAAAGCTCTCGCACCGGCAGCCGTGCCTGCCAAGGATTCCAAGGAGCAGGCGGCATCGCCGAGCGTTGAAAAGGGCGGATCCTCCACGGCTGTCAGTGACGCTTCCAAGCCGAAGACACAGACGGAGAACGTGGAATGGAACATCGACTACGTTGGCGCTCCGGCCGTCTGGGATAAAGGCATTGACGGCACCGGCATCGTTGTGGCCAATCTTGACAGCGGAGTCGATTACACGCATCCGGCCCTTTCCCAAAAGTGGAGAGCGCGCGACGCTTCCGGCAATATCGTCAGCCCCGAGCTGAGCTGGTATGATCCGCACAGCGGTTCAACGCTTCCGGCAGACGGTGACGGACACGGGACGCATACGATGGGCACAATGGTGGGATCCGAGCCGGACGGCACCAATCAGATCGGTGTTGCTCCTGGCGCGAAATGGATCGCCGTACGCATTTTCAATCCCGAAACCACCGATGCCATCATCCTGGATGGCGGGCAGTGGCTGTTAGCTCCTGTGGATGCCCAAGGCAATTTGCATCCAGAGCTTGCGCCCGACGTGGTTAACAACTCATGGGGCGGCGGTGCCGGCCTGGACGAGTGGTTCCGTCCGATGGTGCAAGCTTGGCGGGATGCGCAGATTTTTCCTGAGTTTTCGGCAGGGAACGTCAGATTGACGAATCCGGGCGGACCGGGCTCCGTCGCAAATCCGGCAAACTATCCCGAGAGCTTTGCGACAGGCGCAACGGACATTAACGGCAATCTTGCCTCCTTCTCCCTTCTCGGACCCTCCCCGTATGGAGAGATCAAACCCGAAGTGTCCGCACCGGGCGTAAACATCCGCTCCTCCGTTCCGGGCGGAGCGTATGAAGGAGGATGGAACGGCACATCGATGGCTGGGCCGCATACAACCGCTCTTGCCGCTTTGCTCCTTCAAGCCAACCATTCCCTGACGGTGGACCAGCTTGAAGAGATCATCACCGATACGGCGACGCCCCGCACGGACAGCCAGTATCCCACTTCTCCCAACAATGGATACGGTCACGGCATCATCAATGTTTTGGATGCGGTAGGCTCCGTGCTTGAAGGGATCGGTACGGTATCCGGAAGGGTGGTCACCGCAGGCGACGACCTGGAAGAACCCGTACTGGAGCATACGCCGGTGAATGCGGCGTTCGCGGGATTTGACGTGCCGCTTTCGGCTCGCGTAACCGATGATGTCGGCGTTGTATCCGTCGAGGCTTTTGCGAGAACGAAAGGCACGGCTTCATACGTGTATCTTCCCATGACGCGTGTATCCGGCGATGCCAAAGACGGTACATATACGGCGACCGTTCCGGCATTCCTGATCGACGAGCAGGGGCTGGAATACTACATTCGCGTCAGCGATTACGGCAATAACGGCTTCGAAAGCGACGTATACCAAGTCTCTGTCTCGAACGGCGTACAGCCGGGCTATTTCCAAAATTTCGAGCAGGATCAGCTCGGGTTCACCTCTGGCGGAGAAGGCAATACGTGGGCTTGGGGAGTGCCGACAAGCGGGCCGGGAAGCGCTTTTTCAGGCGAAAAGGTGATCGCGACCAATCTGGAAGGCAACTACGCAGCCAACAGCAATGCTTACTTGGTAGCCCCACCGATCGACCTGACGGATGCGCCGGATGGAGCGCTGCTCACCTTCAAGCATTGGTACGATTTCGAGAACAATATCGATTTCGGCAAGGTGTACATCGCTGCCGAGGATAATGATTTTGTGTTTGAGGAGGCACTGAGCTTCACGGGCACAGGCGGCGATTGGAAAACGCAGTACGTTGATTTGCGCGAGTATGGAGGCCAGCGTGTATTCGTACAGTTCAACGTAACCAGTGACAATTCCGTGCAGAAAGCAGGCTGGTATATTGACGATTTTGCCGTGCAGGAACTGGACGACACGGCTCCGGGTGCACCGAATTCGCTGACGGCGGATGCAGATATCCTGGGGAATGTATCTCTGTCATGGCGTGCACCGGCTGACGAAGACCTGGAATCCTATGTTGTTTACCGGTCCGAGGCATCCGGTACCGGATATGAAGCGATAGGCAGCACAACGGCGACCGCTTTTACGGATACGGCAACGGTTACAGATGCCACTTATTTCTATGCGGTGTCCGCCGTGGATTACAGCGGCAATGAGGGAGAGAAATCCAACGAGGTTTCCGTCGCCGTAACCGTGCCGGAAGAGATCTATGTCGACCATTTCGACGGAGATACAGATGGTGGCTGGACGCATTCGGGAACGAAGGACGAGTGGGAACGAGGTATACCGGCAAGTGGTCCTGCCAGCGCCGTGTCGCTGCCGAACGTATGGGCCACCGACCTGGACAACACCTATGAGAACGGATCGAATTCCTCGCTGGTATCACCTGTCATTGATTTGAGTGATGTATCCGAAGCAACGCTGACCTTCAACCATTGGTACGAGATTGAGGGAGGATACGACTATGGTTACGTGGAGGCAACCGCGGATGGCGGCGCGACGTGGACCGAACTGGGCAAGTTCTCGCACAGCACCAATGGCAAACAGTGGACACCCGTGTTCTATAATCTGGGAGCGTTCGCGGGCCACGAAGTCCAGTTCCGTTTCCGTCTAACCTCGGACAATAGCGTTGTGAAAACCGGATGGTACATCGACGATTTCCGCATTCTCGCCCTGGGTGCGCAGAACGTGACGGCAGACGATGTCGTGCCCAGCAGCGACAAGCCGAAGCCGGTGTACGATAATCCTTGGTTCAAAGTGACGAGCACGGACAAATTCGAATTTAACAGGAACGGCCAAACGGGTGAGCGTCCAGAAGCGGACGCAGACGCCGCAGCTCCGGTAACTCCGCAAAGCCTTCCGGCCAGCGCGACAGTCACGGTGCTGGAAACGGGGCGCTCGGTCAAAACCGATCCGGCAACCGGAAAGTATAGTTTCACGCATGTTGCCGGTGAATACACGCTGAAAGCGGAAGCATACGGTTTCTATCCGCGGACCCAGGCTGTGACCATCACCGATGGCAGCGGAGCCAAGGCGAATTTCAATCTGGAGGCCATTCCGGTTGGGCAGATTGAAGGAATCGTGACCGATGAACGGACAGGGGAACCCGTGTCCGGGGCCACCGTGCTGGTGCAGGAAGATGCGCGGGTGCCAGCCGTTCAGACCGGGGAAGATGGCCGATTCGCCCTCGAAGTACTTGAAGGGGACTATACACTTTCCGTTCGGGCCGCGGATTATTACGGTGATACGATCAGTATCAAAGTTCCCGGCAACGGGACGGCCCAGGCAAATTTTGCTTTGAAGCCATTCGTTGGATTCCCGGGAGAGATCGCCTATGACGACGGAACCGCCGAGAACGCCAGAGCGTTCGTGTCGGCCGGAAATGCGTGGGCCGTGCGTATGACGCCGGAGCAGGATTCATCCCAGCTGACAGGAGTGTCCCTGCGCTTCTGGAACACGGCGTGGCCGCAGCCGGGAGGAACAGCGTTCCAATATGCCGTATACGATGCGACCGGAGCAGATGGCGCGCCGGGCCGTTTGCTGGCCGGGCCATTCGATGCCGAAGCGCTGCGCAACGACCAGTGGACCACGCTGAGTCTCCCCGAACCGGTCGTGGTGGAAGGAGATTTCTACGTTGTATATGAACAGACCGCTGCCGGAACGAACGCACCGGGTCTGGCGACGGACGAAAACGGTACTAATGCCGGCCGAAGCTGGCAGCGCGTGAACGGAGCATGGAGCACATCCCCGGCAGAAGAGGGCAATTACATGATTCGTGCCGTAGTGCGGTATCCGGTGAACGCGCCGGTAATCACTTCGCCGGCCAACGGGTCGTATACGAAGGATTCCACGGTTCTCGTGAGTGGAACTTCACCCGCATCCGGAGCGGAAATCCGCATCTATAATGGAGATGAAAGCATTGGAACGGCAGCCATTGAGAACGGCCAATTCGAGCTGGAAGTGGAAGTCCAGCCTGGAGAAAATACACTTAGCGCGGAAGTGGTCGTCAATGGCAAAACGACGGAGCGTTCCTTGCCAGTCACGATTACGCTGGATCAGACCGCACCGGAATTAACGATAACTTCGCCGGAGGACGGAGCTCGCATCAATACAGAAGTCGTGCATATTGTCGGCAATGCGCTGGATGCTTATCTGGACAAGGTTACCGTCAACGGACAAACGGTACAATTGGACGGCGAGGGTGGCATTAGCCATCGGGTGCTCGTCGATGAAGGGGAAAACCTTATCACGATTACGGCTGCTGATCTTGCTGGTAACGAAACGACGATCACACGTACCGTATACGTAGAAACAGCCTTGCCTGTACTCAGCAACATTGCACCTGCTGAAGACGTTCGAATCCGGGCAGGCGAAGTGGTGAATGTCTCGTTTGACAGCGCACCGTCTCTGCAGGCTTCCTTCCGGATCGAGCTGCCGCTTGGCCTGAACGGTTCAGCTCGTGCCGAAATTCCGCTGATCGAAACTGAACCGGGTCATTATGAAGGGACGTATACCACTCCGTCCTCGCTGGTGCTTGAAGGCGGGGTCATCGTGATCCGGGCGTGGGATGCCGCAGGCAATGAACTGGAGACGGACGCTCCGGGCAGACTATTTGTCTCTGCGGGCGGAGAAGAGCCGGAACCGCCTGCTGGCGCAGAGCCTGTCGCGATCATTGAAGCGCCATCCACAGCCAAAAAGAAGAAAAACGTTGAGTTCAACGGAGGTTCTTCTTATGTGGAAGGTGGCAAAATCGCCAGTTATGCTTGGGACTTTGGCGACGGGGAAACGGCTTCAAAGGCCAAAGCGAAGCATAAATTTACCGCCCCGGGCGTCTATACGGTCCAGTTGACCGTGACCGATAACAATGGGGTACAGAGCAGCGCAAGCCACACGATCACCATTGAATAA
- a CDS encoding copper amine oxidase N-terminal domain-containing protein, whose protein sequence is MKKTVIMLTAVALLLATAAGTASAKPGNASAGNGKSNNAASSKPIKDNETQAKETQGGEVESAVTADKEEEKVEDSSSAETESTDHDTTDQTESKNKGHKGYKGLLNAIQHTEDKPAGAVLANLLLTKYETELTDEQKKQLEAILEEGKALETAAKMLEENGSVTDAVYLQEEAIKADFKNLDLYKTMDKLTKKAGKASGVKLYVNGEASNSEPFVKKGNTYVPFRAIAEALDAEVAWNPEQRSIIVTKDGVSIKLVVDSKTATVNGKQVSLDAPATVTQGSTYVPVRFISEALDATVKWEEESKTVVVYEEVK, encoded by the coding sequence ATGAAAAAAACAGTCATCATGTTAACCGCTGTGGCACTGCTGCTTGCAACCGCCGCGGGCACAGCCTCAGCCAAACCGGGAAACGCTTCTGCTGGAAACGGAAAATCGAATAACGCAGCATCGTCAAAACCAATCAAAGACAATGAAACGCAAGCGAAAGAAACTCAGGGCGGGGAAGTCGAGTCTGCTGTAACGGCCGACAAGGAAGAAGAGAAAGTCGAGGATTCTTCATCCGCGGAGACGGAGAGCACGGATCACGACACAACCGATCAAACCGAGTCCAAGAACAAAGGTCACAAAGGATACAAAGGTTTGCTTAATGCCATTCAGCATACTGAAGACAAACCGGCTGGCGCAGTTCTGGCCAATCTTTTGCTTACCAAATATGAAACTGAGCTGACGGACGAACAAAAAAAGCAATTGGAAGCCATCCTTGAAGAGGGCAAGGCGCTCGAAACGGCAGCGAAAATGCTTGAAGAAAACGGCAGTGTAACTGACGCCGTGTATCTGCAGGAGGAAGCCATTAAAGCCGATTTCAAAAACCTGGATCTGTACAAAACCATGGACAAGCTCACCAAAAAGGCGGGTAAAGCCAGCGGGGTGAAGCTGTATGTGAACGGGGAAGCTTCCAACTCGGAACCTTTTGTCAAAAAAGGCAATACGTATGTTCCATTTCGCGCTATAGCCGAGGCCTTAGATGCCGAAGTGGCATGGAACCCTGAACAACGCTCCATCATCGTTACGAAGGATGGCGTGAGCATTAAACTTGTGGTTGACAGCAAAACGGCAACCGTCAATGGCAAGCAGGTCTCTTTGGATGCTCCAGCCACCGTTACCCAAGGCAGCACTTATGTACCGGTACGTTTTATAAGCGAGGCATTGGACGCGACCGTCAAATGGGAAGAGGAAAGCAAAACCGTTGTTGTCTATGAAGAGGTAAAATAG
- a CDS encoding M20 family metallopeptidase: MEQAKLIELAQALQPRLTEWRRDFHRNPEIGYEEVRTSSIVAEHLERLGLEVTRNVGKTGVVGVLRGETDGPTIALRADMDALPIQDLKGAEYSSQIEGKAHLCGHDAHTSILMGAAELLTSLGKPKAGNIKFVFQPAEEGLAGARAMIHDGVLENPKVSAIAGLHMTPGMDTGTVGVSRGVAFASADRLVIKIFGKGGHAARPHEGIDAIAVSAQVITALQNIASRLVDPLEPVVVTIGKINGGYMGTAIAPEVEMIGTVRTLSPALRERMPALIEQVVSGVCSSFGAGHEVVYGDGYPVVVNDVGMVDFLTETIDGLDWAKGWTSIVPSTGGEDFAFYCEQVPGVFFRLGSGNEEERTRYPLHHPMFDLDESVMPYGVGMLSAVALRFLEKHTNQ, encoded by the coding sequence ATGGAACAAGCAAAATTGATCGAACTCGCGCAGGCGCTGCAGCCGCGCCTTACCGAATGGCGCCGGGATTTTCACCGCAATCCGGAAATCGGTTATGAAGAGGTAAGGACGTCGTCCATCGTAGCCGAGCATTTGGAGCGTTTAGGGCTGGAAGTCACCCGTAATGTAGGCAAAACCGGCGTCGTTGGTGTGCTCCGCGGAGAAACAGACGGACCAACCATTGCACTGAGAGCGGACATGGATGCACTGCCGATCCAGGATCTGAAAGGCGCGGAATATAGCTCTCAGATCGAAGGCAAAGCACACCTGTGCGGGCATGATGCCCATACGTCCATTCTGATGGGAGCGGCGGAGCTGCTTACGAGCCTTGGGAAGCCCAAAGCGGGCAACATCAAATTTGTATTCCAGCCTGCTGAAGAAGGTCTTGCGGGGGCACGTGCCATGATCCATGATGGCGTGCTGGAAAATCCAAAGGTAAGCGCGATTGCGGGCCTTCACATGACGCCTGGCATGGATACGGGCACCGTGGGCGTAAGCCGGGGCGTTGCTTTTGCTTCGGCAGACCGTCTGGTCATCAAAATCTTCGGCAAAGGCGGACATGCGGCAAGACCGCATGAAGGCATCGACGCGATTGCGGTATCCGCGCAAGTAATCACGGCGCTGCAAAACATCGCCAGCCGTTTGGTGGACCCGCTCGAGCCTGTCGTCGTAACGATCGGCAAAATCAACGGCGGATACATGGGAACGGCGATTGCCCCGGAAGTCGAGATGATCGGCACGGTTCGTACATTGTCTCCGGCTCTGCGCGAACGAATGCCAGCCTTGATCGAGCAAGTGGTCAGCGGGGTCTGCAGCTCGTTCGGCGCAGGGCATGAAGTAGTGTACGGCGACGGTTACCCGGTCGTCGTGAATGATGTGGGCATGGTTGATTTTCTGACGGAAACGATCGACGGCTTGGATTGGGCCAAAGGCTGGACCAGCATCGTGCCTTCCACGGGCGGCGAGGATTTTGCCTTCTATTGCGAGCAGGTTCCGGGCGTATTCTTCAGGCTTGGTTCGGGCAACGAAGAAGAGCGGACGCGTTATCCGCTTCACCATCCGATGTTCGATCTCGACGAATCGGTCATGCCATATGGCGTGGGTATGCTGTCGGCAGTAGCACTTCGCTTTTTGGAAAAACATACGAATCAATAA
- a CDS encoding FadR/GntR family transcriptional regulator, producing MQGQLTFQFEKVSAKKVSEFIREQLEEAIILKEIMGEDQLPSERELAEIFNASRITVREALAALEAKGLIEKRVGAKGGTFVLPITANAHKRTKEEIMRDWEQMLHVFEYRTLVEPEGAFLAAERITAGELEVLEGYVMQSREPDCSREWFRALDVKFHLAIAKASGNPYIERAVREIRTKINPALDLMPYDDRIRSLNHGIHMDILEALKAHDPIRSRDTMKKHIESSADAIYARLNATEPTGKD from the coding sequence ATGCAGGGTCAGCTGACTTTCCAGTTCGAGAAAGTATCTGCGAAAAAGGTCAGTGAATTTATTCGCGAGCAGTTGGAGGAAGCGATTATCCTCAAGGAAATCATGGGTGAGGACCAACTTCCGTCCGAACGCGAGCTGGCCGAAATCTTTAACGCGAGCCGTATTACCGTTCGCGAAGCGTTAGCCGCGCTGGAAGCAAAAGGATTGATCGAAAAGCGGGTCGGCGCCAAAGGAGGCACGTTTGTTCTGCCTATTACGGCTAACGCGCATAAAAGAACCAAAGAAGAAATCATGCGTGACTGGGAACAAATGCTGCACGTATTCGAGTACCGCACGCTCGTCGAACCTGAAGGCGCATTTCTGGCTGCTGAGCGGATCACCGCAGGCGAGCTGGAAGTGCTGGAAGGCTACGTGATGCAGAGCAGGGAACCCGATTGCTCGCGTGAATGGTTTCGGGCGCTGGACGTCAAATTCCATTTGGCGATCGCGAAAGCGTCCGGCAACCCGTACATAGAGCGAGCGGTTCGCGAGATCCGGACCAAAATCAATCCGGCCTTGGACTTGATGCCTTACGATGACCGGATTCGTTCCCTGAACCACGGCATACATATGGACATCCTGGAAGCGTTGAAAGCTCATGATCCGATACGGTCTCGCGATACGATGAAGAAACATATCGAATCCTCTGCGGATGCCATTTATGCCCGATTGAACGCAACGGAACCTACAGGAAAGGATTGA
- a CDS encoding PLP-dependent aspartate aminotransferase family protein, translated as MQKEWRFDTAAVHVGHQPDRATRAVSQPVVPAVAYAFPDAETAAAVVAGQMDGTYYGRYGNPTTRSLEEKIAYMERGEDAIGLSSGMAAISSVLLAFLQHGDHVVVTKDIYGGTYNFITQMGPRFGIQHDFADCCSVKALEAAIRPNTKAIYVETPSNPLLTVLDLRGIAAVAKSRGIPLIVDNTFMTPYLQRPLELGADVVVHSATKYLNGHGDVVAGFVVGTSQVIDFIRKRISGDLGQNLNAWEAFLILRGLKTLGLRVRTHCENARQVAEFLQSHPRVRALHYPGLPSHPQHELAKLQMDGMGGIVSFEVEGGIQEAQTFMNALKLAMISFSLGDPETLVQHPATMTHFSVPKNERLRFGITDGLIRLSVGLEDPSDIIADLRQALESLAGLITGGETTALTGQ; from the coding sequence ATGCAAAAAGAGTGGAGATTCGATACGGCTGCCGTACATGTGGGGCATCAGCCGGATCGTGCAACGCGAGCAGTCTCGCAGCCGGTTGTGCCTGCCGTGGCATACGCTTTTCCCGATGCGGAAACGGCTGCGGCCGTTGTCGCCGGGCAGATGGATGGCACGTACTATGGCCGGTACGGCAATCCGACGACGCGTTCGCTGGAAGAGAAGATCGCCTATATGGAACGCGGCGAGGATGCGATCGGCCTTAGCAGCGGCATGGCTGCAATATCGTCCGTGCTGCTTGCTTTTCTCCAGCATGGGGATCATGTCGTCGTCACGAAGGACATTTACGGGGGCACCTATAATTTTATCACGCAGATGGGACCTCGCTTTGGAATCCAACACGATTTCGCGGATTGTTGCAGCGTGAAGGCGCTGGAAGCGGCCATTCGTCCCAACACCAAAGCGATTTACGTCGAAACGCCTTCCAATCCGCTGCTGACGGTTCTTGACCTGCGTGGGATCGCCGCCGTGGCCAAGTCGAGAGGCATCCCCTTGATCGTGGACAATACGTTTATGACGCCGTACCTGCAAAGGCCGTTGGAGCTTGGTGCCGATGTCGTCGTGCACAGTGCCACCAAATATTTGAACGGGCATGGCGACGTCGTGGCCGGGTTCGTGGTAGGTACGAGTCAAGTCATCGATTTTATCCGCAAACGGATCTCCGGCGATTTGGGTCAAAATCTGAATGCGTGGGAAGCATTCCTTATTCTGAGAGGGCTCAAAACGCTGGGTCTGAGGGTGCGCACGCATTGCGAAAATGCCCGCCAGGTTGCGGAATTTCTGCAGAGCCATCCTCGGGTGCGGGCGCTCCATTACCCGGGTCTGCCCAGCCATCCCCAGCACGAACTCGCCAAATTGCAGATGGACGGGATGGGGGGCATCGTGTCTTTTGAAGTAGAGGGCGGTATTCAGGAAGCCCAAACATTCATGAATGCGCTAAAGCTGGCGATGATTTCGTTCAGCCTGGGCGATCCAGAAACATTGGTGCAGCATCCGGCCACCATGACCCATTTTTCTGTTCCGAAGAACGAGCGGCTGCGTTTTGGGATAACGGATGGCCTCATTCGACTGTCCGTCGGGTTGGAGGATCCTTCGGATATCATTGCAGACCTGCGCCAAGCGCTGGAATCATTGGCGGGTTTGATCACAGGGGGAGAGACAACAGCATTAACCGGCCAATAG
- a CDS encoding helix-turn-helix transcriptional regulator has protein sequence MNAEMLKGTIDLLILSVLVRQDNYGYEISKAIKEQTEGAFEIQEATLYLSLKRLEKQGAISAYWGDQSHGGRRKYYSVTEDGKQLLAKFIADWKTTTEIVNRFI, from the coding sequence ATGAATGCGGAAATGCTCAAAGGAACGATCGATCTCCTCATTTTGTCTGTCTTGGTCAGGCAGGACAATTACGGTTACGAAATCTCAAAGGCCATCAAAGAACAAACGGAGGGAGCATTCGAAATCCAGGAAGCCACGCTGTATCTTTCTTTGAAGCGTCTGGAAAAGCAGGGGGCGATTTCAGCATATTGGGGGGATCAAAGCCATGGAGGCCGACGCAAATATTATTCGGTCACCGAAGATGGCAAGCAATTGCTTGCCAAGTTCATTGCGGACTGGAAAACTACGACCGAGATCGTGAATCGGTTCATTTAA